atatatatatatatatatatatatatatatatatatatatatatatatatatatatatatatatatatatatatatatatatatatatatatatatatatatatatatatatatatatatatatatatatatatatatatatatatatatatatatatatatatatatatatatatatatatatatatatatatatatatatatatatatatatatatatatatatatatatatatatatatatagattttctgttttctctttctacttttcttttaacagggcctggcaaccagcatttttttttttttttccaacactgtgtttgcccttggccagtatatatatatatatatatatatatatatatatatatatatatatatatatatatatatatatatatatatatatatatatatatatatatatatatatatatatatatatatatatatatatatatatatatatatatatatatatatatatatatatatatatatatatatatatatatatatatatatatatatatatatacatatatatatatatatatatatatatatatatatatatatatatatacatatatatatatatatatatatatatatatatatatatatatatatatatatatatatatatatatatatatatatatatatatatatatatatatatatatatatatatatatatatatatatatatatatatatatatatatatatatatatatatatatatatatatatatatatatatatatatatatatatatatatatatatatatatatatatatatatatatatatatatatatatatatatatatatatatatatatatatatatatatatatatatatatatatatatatatatatatatatatatatatatgtatatatatatatatatatatatatatatatatatatatatatatatatatatatatatatatatatatatatatatatatatatatatatatatatatatatatatatatatatatatatatatatatatatatatatatatatatatatatatatatatatatatatatatatatatatatatatatatatatatatatatatatatatatatatatatatatatatatatatatatatatatatatatatatatatatatatatatatatatatatatatatatatatatatatatatatatatatatatatatatatatatatatatatatatatatatatatatatatatatatatatatatatatatatatatatatatatatatatatatatatatatatatatatatatatatatatatatatatgtataatatatatatatatatatatatatatatatatatatatatatatatatatatatatatatatatatatatatatatatatatatatatatatatatatatatatatatatatatatatatatatatatatatatatatatatatatatatatatatatatatatatataagtctcCCACTAGGCTAATAGGCTGTTGCAGGTTACGTATATACAAATATAAGGTAGTTATAAGGATATAtgcttatgtatatatataaaaaaaaatatatatatatatatatatatatatatatatatatatatatatatatatatatatatatatatatatatatatatatatatatatatatatatatatatatatatatattttttttttttttttttttttttccccgttacATATTTGTCCAGCATCAGTAGTAATAAGCTCTACTTTCGTGTCGTATCTCACTGGCTTAAGCCCTTCGTGCTGCCTATTTTGAAGACCACATGATAGGGTGTGTAGCAAATTATAATACTGTCAGCGTTTCTTGAAAATAGATTAGCATCTTTTCCTAGCTGTTCTATCTACCAGTttaattaggttagatttagaAAAAGTGACAAATAACATAATGATTTGCGACAGAAAGTGATAGCACTGGTTTATTAGAAccccatcaaaacacacaaggaaaacatAATTTTATCCCTTAATAGTACTATTTCTGGataattatcttttatttccttgtacACATTATTTCACATGAATCACACACTTCAAATAAACATAGgctagaaaattaaagaaaaaaaaaaggcttattaAGTCTCCCACTAGGCTAAGTTTTGCTAGGCTGTTGCAGGTTACGTGAAGTTATACAAACTTACGTAAGGTAGTTATAAGGATATATGCTTAAATGTAATAGTAACatagtagaaaaatatataatttgtaaaTGTAGCTTTGGCATATTTGCCTAATTTCTAATAGCCTCATTTCTTTTGTACTCCACTGCCATTGTCCTAGCaccatgaaaaaatatataaatatttttttttaacacataATATAATcataggcaagaaaaaaaatatgatcacaaaataaaaagtttttctCGCCTTTCCCTCTCTATCATTTTGTCTCTGGCTTCCAGGTCATTTTGCTATTCCGAAGGCGATGACCATAATTAACCATTATTATAAGTAAAATCAGTCTAATTCAATTAATTCTAAAATGTATAATTCACACTTATTGTTTTACTATCACTTTTACTATATCTTTTTCACAAACATTTGTACCGTACATGTGCATGAGAAATATAACAATTACAAACATCCCCCTTAAAATTGTATTCTAAAATCAAATAGCAATTTCAATCAAAATGCACCATGTGTCTACTGATAGCTTCTTGAGGGTACAAAGGGCCCTGACCATGGCCCAAATGAGCCAACTGATTGATTACCATGATTACCCCAGCCAGTCTATTGGTAATGTCCTGTTAGTGCTGTTTCTATATACGTAAACTCCCCTGTGCAGTCAGCTTTATTTCACTCTTGTCTCTTGTATTAGTGTGTGGCTGTGTTAGGCAATGTCAGTTTCACTTTGTCTTCCATGTGTCAAGTATGTGGCTGGTTGATATCAAATAACAGTTTACGTCATTATATTGCGTCATATTTACATTGatacacaaaaatacaacaataatattaagttGTAGTTTATCCCATTATATTAGGTCATTATTacgttgatatatattttttttatgagaagggaggactggccaaggaaaaaaagaataaataagaaaaagcgcCCACTCATTTCCCAGTCACTTTACAGGTCCGAAAGGCTTAACAAtacaggaataaatgtcttgaaacctcattCTTAAATGAAAAGTCACAGGAAGTAGGAAATACAGGCACAGGcaaggagtttcagagtttaccagagaaaggttaactcttgcattaatgaGTTGGActgaataggagaggaagaaagtcttgtgcagcgaggccgcaggagaggcatgcagttagcaacatcagaaaagcagttagcatgaaaatagcgatgaaagatacaaagagatgcaacattccggcggtgagaagaGGCTGAAGACCATCAGTCAGTGGAGGGGAGTAGGTAAAACCAAAAGCTATCTAATAGAACTATgagaatacatacatactccatacaggggcagatgaggcccttgtacagagttagcagttagaggggatgaaaaaaaattgcaggacacgcctcagaacgcccaaCCTCATAGAAGCtggtttagcaagagatgagatgtgaaattacctgtttatattatgagtaaaggacaggcctATTACATTCAGTGTAGAtgatggggacagctgagtgtcattgaagaagatgggatagttgtctgaaaggttgtgtgagttgatagatggaggaattgagttttgaaaCATGAGCGctactaagttttctttgtcccaatcagaaatcttagaaaggtcTGTAGTTAGGCGTTCtatggcgtccctgcgtgatctgttgacttcctgaaagattggtcgtttctgaaaagaagtggaaaggTATAGGCACGGTCCAGATATACAAAGGTCTTCCATCCGCGCATCCACGGTCATTTGTCTATGATTCATGTGGGCCCCGGGTCGGTGTGATGCAGGGGCCCCCGGCCCAGCTAGCCAGTCAAACCCTGACCTATTttaccatggtacaataacgagacaggtagacgcacgagagtcttgaactcacagccatactggtaagtcttctgaaacgctgtttctgtgacgtcatccactcgcctagccagctctgatcgcgatagtctgctactcaatcaatcatgaataattaatataaattttttttcttttcatgatccatTAGTTATGCAGTCGAAAATCAAATATGATACACATTAGTGAttgaatgttgatgatatttcatagcgatagacaagatattgtacggataaagacatgtcagatagcctagtagatgtggctcaaaaacattgttagtggatttttcaagccatatacattatgcataattgcataatgcacattgatttcctctgatcctcttcgccttcatgtaccttcgtcgtcttcctcagcacctcactgttctctctacatataaaactacaagaggctaaaggctaatgcacgtatgagtctaaaggcgatccacactatacagggacggtcacgctctgtttacggtgctgtcacatactaaatgcatttcagtggggaccgtaagccattgaaatgcatgtaatatgaatggaccgtgagtgcataccgctatttaaacgtggcaatccattcctttagcttgcatcggccctaaactattcacacttcatataggtactttattcttgagtgtaaacccatggtacaataacgagagacatcaaaagttattgtaccatggtacagtcagtagcctgtaaggctggcatagcctgtaaattatggactaggtctaggctactagtagaactaatttcgttcattaggcataagcagattatacaatttctaatttggagtgttgaaactgatcagatttagccagtaaatctaagtttccttacctgtattttctgcagaaaggccacttccattatcgtgtcCACGAAATGGCAGATTTTGATCAGGGATTGCCTCAGTTTTTAGATCCCTCCAACTCCTTTGAACTGgggaacctaataactcatatttcaaattgcGCTTAATTTAGGCGGAACTAAAATGTTGTTCACAAATCACGGCATTATTTACGTTTGCTGTGGCAGCACGATAGCATTTTTGGAGCCACTTTCTTGCGATGGTCTTGTTCTTGGGGAATTtttaatatttaaaattactagacttggcaggcgtgcatccatacactgtacaaggtctagctttgcccatactaacaataagaaattaatattatggcacatgaaacatacaatccaagatcaaattctgccacccgtgtacactcactcgaagatatggagttgtttacacgaccggatgacgtcactgagtcagctggtggttccaataatgttctcgtgcgtctacctatCAAAAAGATATTGTACCATGTACGTATTTTACTTACCCGTGCCACACGCGCCCAAGCAACCGTGCGCCAAGCCATAATCTGACCTCGCCGTCTTGAgaccaatttttattttctctttataatgCCCAATAgttgtgctgtgtgctgctgccataatacaaaaataaagacaaaacgaTATctacattgcacttttccatacactcatctaactcatcaagaattagctcaaagtagttattttggttcatacgaacattcttaggcaaaaacactaattttccaagaccatagtaagaaaaacaaccccacaccatcaaagaatctgggtgttttactgtgtgtgttgtgtagcgtgGATCGTAGCGGTTACTACCGGGTCTGCGGTAACTTCTTGATTTGATTTATTCTCTCAAAGGCACAAATAACCGAGATTTGGGCCTTATTAATTAGTTTTCTAGGTCCCATAATAGGTAGTAACAGGGCAGAATGTTAAGCTCACGTGTTGTAGTGGGGGcccagagaagagggaagatggagagccGTAACAGCGGTTGCCAGTTTTAATGTGGTCAGGACGGTAGCTTGCCTTTGACTGCCCACAGAAACCACAGGGTTCACCAAATCAATTAAACAAACCCCCATAATACAGAGAATCGAATCCTCGAGTCAAATGAAGCAATATTTCAAACAATACAATTACCTGAAATTCAGGTATCACAAAAGCAGATTATATAGTTATACTACATATTCCTTCCCCTTTAAATCCTTAACCTATTGCAATAACAATACAAGCCCTAACAGTAAACCCATATGACAAAGCactatcattcattatcattcatatCGAAGACGATCAGGAGCACGACGTATACGACTGGAACGTCTCAGCACGGGTGTGGTGTCAAGAGTGGAGTCAGTTGAAACCAATTGTTCTGCCTCAGGAACCGTAATACTCGGTACTGGAGATTTCGAACCCCCGGAAGCCTCAGTTTCAGGAGTCGTCATCTTGGGTAAAGGAGGGGTTGGTAGAACTTCAACAGGAGCAGGAACGATCTGGTCTGGACGTTGGATCACTGGTTCGAGTATATAGTCTGGAAGAAAAGACTCAGCATCAATAGGTTTCGCTATAGCTTCGAGGTGTCGAATTCTAATGTGGTCGACATGCCTTCTCACTGTTCGCCCGTCGTGAAGCTGGACGATGTAGGACAACGGACCTGTTTTTGACAGGATTGTTCCTGCAACCCATTCTAGTTTGGGTCCACCAAAATGTGTACACACATTATCCCCTTCCACGAAGACTCGAGTTCTAGCATGCTTGTCATGAACCTCGCACTGAGTTGCCTGCTTTCGAAGAATCTTGGTGGTCAGGTCGCCTTGTATCATGGAAAGGCGAGTACGCACCTCCCTGTTCATGAGGAGCTGTGAAGGTGTCTGCTGAGTGGTGCTTTGAGGAGTATTTCGATACTTGAAGAGAAAACGGTTGATTCGAACACTCCAGGGTACagactcctcctccatcttcctcataGTCGATTTGAAGGTCTGAACTGCACGCTCGGCTAAACCGTTGGTAGTGGGGCAGACTTAATGTGCTTTATGCCACTTTTCTGGCAGTACTTGCTAAATTGCTCACTCGTGAAGGCAGTTCCGTTATCTGTAACGATAGTAACAGGAAGTCCATGAGTAACAAATATAGAATTTAAGGCGTCGGTAGTGGCGTGGGTGGAAGTGTTAGGTACCATTTTAACCTCAAGCCACTTTGAATGAGAGTCTACCACAATCAAAAACAGTTTACCCATAAATGGTCCAGCATGATCAACGTGTAGCCTCGACCAGGGAATAGTGGGCCACTCCCAAGGATGTAGTTCAGCAGCCTCAGGGGCATTTTGGTGTTCTTCACATTTCCTTCATGACTTAACCGTGGCTTCCACATCCTTATCTATTCCAGGCCACCACACGTAACTTCGGCCCAGCGCCTTCATTCTTGACATACCGATGTGAGTATCGTGAAGCAGGCCCAAAACACAGTCTCTAAATTTTTCAGGGATGACAACACGTGCACCCCATATTAGGCAGCTATCCTTGAGaaagatttcatttcttctgatGTAGTAAGCTCCATAGACACCTCCGGGATCTTTGCTGGGCCAGCCCCATTTCACCCAGCGCAGCACCTGTGAGAGAGTTGGTTCACGTTGAGTCTCCCTCCGCAAGGCAGCAGCATCCACAACTTCAGAAGATTCTAGTAGTCCAATTACTCAATCCAGCTCCGCTGGTGAAGTAGGGGACTGTGGCAGGTCAGGAAGAGGGAGGCGACTGAAGGAGTCTGCATTCGAATTGTCTGGACCTTTTTTGTACTTAATATCATAGTCGTGAGCAGATAAGATAAGCGCCCAACGCCGGACACGAGGAGAAGCCATTGTAGGTGTAGTAGCATCTCTGCCAAACAGGTAAGTCAAGGGCTTGTGGTCAGTCACAAGGGTAAATTTTCTACCATATAAATATTGATGGAATCTAGAGACACCAAATACTAGAGCCAAACCCTCTCTGTCAATCTGGGAATAGTTAACTTTAGTAAGGCTGCGTGATGCAAATGCCACAGGCCTCTCTGTACCATCAGGCAATTTATGTGAAAGTACAACACCCAAACCTCGCGAGCTGGCGTCACATTCTAGCAAGAGAGGCAGCTCAGGATTATAATGTACAAGCACGTGTGAAGTACTAAGAAGGTTAGTTGCACGCTGGAAAGCCCGCCGCTCTGCATTTCCCCACCTCCAGGTAACGTCCTTCTTTGTCAGATGATACAGCGGTGATAGATCAGACAGGTTATGGAGAAACTTAGCATAATAATTCAAAAGTCCTAGAAAAGACCGAGCTCTGCTTTGTTGGTTGGGTTGGGAGCCTCTTTTACGGCCCTTACTTTCTCGTCAGTGGGATGAAGCCCGTGAGCGTCAATTCGGTGACCCAAGTACTCCACGGACGGCTGTAGAAACGAGCACTTGCCTTTCTTCACCTGCAGCCCTGCCTGCTGAAGGCGCTTCAGAACTTGCTCGAGATTGTAGAGATGTTCTTCATCGTTCTCACCCGTAATCAAGATGTCATCAAGGTAGACACTGAGTTAGTCTTCAAAACGTTGCAGATGATGCGCTGGAAAATTCCAATAGCTGCATTCACTCCAAAGGGAAGTCGTTTTTCCTTAAAGAGTCGTAAATGGGTATTCACTGTCAAGTATTCTTGGTAGTCTTTATCCACAGGGATTTGAGAATAAGCCGAGTGCAGGTCAATTTTAGAAAAAGACTTTCCTCCACTTAATTCTGTAATAAATGTCCTCTATTCTAGGCAACGGATAAGGGTCCATTCTACATACCTGATTCAGGGTGACTTTATAGTCCCCACACAGTCGTATAGAACCATCCCTTTTCATGATGGGAACCAGGGGTGCTGCCCAGTCAGAGTACTTGACAGGCTGCCATATACCAAGCTTCACATTCTTCTCGATGGCCTCCTGCACTTTACTCTTTATGGCATAAGGGAGAGGTCTTGCTTTGAAGAATCGAGGTTTTGCAGAATCTTCAATGAGAAACTTGGCCGGTGGTCCATTATATTCTCCAAGACTGCAGTCAAACACTTCAGGATACTTGGCGAGTATTTCATCCACATTATGGTGCACCACTTTACATACCCGAGGCCAGTCCAAACGTATGTGTGACAACCAATTACGCCCGAGTAACGATGGGCCATCCTGCTCAACTACCACTAGAGGTAAAGAGCGAACGTGTTGATCACCATACGTGACATCCACGTTAGCACAACCGTGAACTTTAATAGCTTGTCCTGTATATGTAGTAAGTCTGCCTTTAAACTTTTCCAAGGGAACATCACTAAACTTATTATTATACGTGGATCTTGAGATAAGCATAATAGCAGCACCAGTATCTACCTGCATCCTGACTTCCCGCGAGTGAACATGAATAGGCACTTCAATAGGAGAGCTTTTCAAGGTCCCCACATTACAAATAGTGTACCACTCCAATTCACTATCGTCAGAGGAAACAACACCTTGGCCCTCGTGCTCCACTAGATGAGTTGGACGGTCCGTTTTCTTACCCAGATTGTCTGCCGCAGGCTGGGGACGTCTCAGACGTTGACGGCGGAATGGGGCACCGCAGACTTTGTTAAGGTGGCCCTTAcggttgcaagaatggcacaaAGCATCCTTGAATTTGCAGTAGCGTCGTAGATGGTTACCACCACAGCCAAAACACTGACCCGCTTGGATGGAAGACACTTCACGAACCGCACAAACAGGTGAAGCAGCAGACACAGAAGTGGAAACCGCGGCCGCCGGAATGTTTTCAGCATTGTTCTGAGCACTTTCCATGGCCAAAGCCTCTTGCAAGGCCTTGGCGAAGCTCACATCGTCAGAGAGAGATAGCAGCCTTGTCTGAATCTTGTCATTGCCGATCGCAACGATGAAGCGGTCTCGCAAATGTTCATTTAAGTCTGTAAACTTACAATCTTGGGCGACTTGTCGTAGCCTCacaacaaaagaggaaatagattcCCCCTCCTTCCGGGCAAGAGTGTAGAACTTGAATCTGGAGACAGTTTTACTAGGTGGTGGCTTCACATGGTTCTGGACTAAACCAACCAACTCGTCAAATCTTCTGGGGCTGAGGGCGCAACCAGCGTACAGATGAGGCCGTAGGTTTCCAGACCGACCGAAGACAGAAGAATTTGCCGTTGTTTCTCACCGTCAGTAATGGCATTGGCTCCGAAATAATTCTTCAGAACAGCAATATACTGGGCCCAGTCCTGGTCCTTATGGAATTTCTCAAGTTGACCGTAGACGGGCATGGTAGAATAGACCGTTTATCCTCGTCGCCAGTGTTGTAGTGGGGGcccagagaagagggaagatggagagccGTAACAGCGGTTGCCAGTTTTAATGTGGTCAGGACGGTAGCTTGCCTTTGACTGCCCACAGAAACCACAGGGTTCACCAAATCAATTAAACAAACCCCCATAATACAATCCTCGAGTCAAATGAAGCAATGTTTCAAACAATAAAATTACCTGAAATTCAGGTATCACAAAAGCAGATTATATAGTTATACTACATCACGCATCCACAAAAAGGGACCGTGAGGGttgagggtgaaagaaaattcaaattcaagcacATGAGCCACGGCGAACGTTGACTTGGGCTCGCGTGACGTACATGCGCGGCCGAGACCAAAATAACCCAACCGGATGGAAGACCTTGTACATCTGTGGACCGTGGGTATAGGGtgatatcatcagcgtaagagtggatagggcaagaagtttggttaagatcattaatgaataatagaaagagagtgggagatAAAATAGAACACTGAGGAAGAAGAGCactggccgtctaccacagctgcaattgaacggtcggaaaggaaacttgagataaagctgCAGATAGAAGGATACAATCGCTAggaaggcagttttgaaattaaagctttgtgccagatttTTATCAGAAGCTTTTGACATGTCTAAAGGCGGGATTGTTGTTAATTAAGTGTTTTACAATTGCCTGGGCTTTTGGATCAAGCTTCCGAATTTCACATGCAACATGTTCACCATAAATGGAAAAGTCATCCCTTTTCACACTATCTTTCAAAATCTGGTATGCCTCTTCAGCTCGTTCATCATCAAAAGTTTTCCTTTTCCAGCTCTGTCCTCTTCTTTTGTTGCTTGCCTCTTTGCCATCGTCATTACTGTCGCCTTTCTCAGCTTCCTGTAGAGCGTCAGGAATTTCTGCAGTCAGAGTCGATGACGTTCCCAGTGTTTCAGTAGGACCATCCCTTCCAGGTTcatcctgaaaaaaataaaactattagCAATATATTGGATGATTTATTTACAAAAATCACTATTTT
The Portunus trituberculatus isolate SZX2019 chromosome 30, ASM1759143v1, whole genome shotgun sequence DNA segment above includes these coding regions:
- the LOC123510721 gene encoding uncharacterized protein LOC123510721; translation: MRKMEEESVPWSVRINRFLFKYRNTPQSTTQQTPSQLLMNREVRTRLSMIQGDLTTKILRKQATQCEVHDKHARTRVFVEGDNVCTHFGGPKLEWVAGTILSKTGPLSYIVQLHDGRTVRRHVDHIRIRHLEAIAKPIDAESFLPDYILEPVIQRPDQIVPAPVEVLPTPPLPKMTTPETEASGGSKSPVPSITVPEAEQLVSTDSTLDTTPSKASYRPDHIKTGNRCYGSPSSLFSGPPLQHTARSDYGLAHGCLGACGTEPDPGTKLRVELLAWVVSGSTNLADRAKDKLRGYAVKFNVDSMGKVGERTRMKAKYKHNYHLSFSETAPDGNRLVVVGELACLCDLAS